One Nitrospirota bacterium genomic window, GGACAATGGTAAGAGAAATGGTTGATCTTGATTATATTCTTTAAATGACATGCACCTGCCTCCTTTCAAAAAACTACAAAATAATATGCAGATTTCATGCCACCATTTTGGGACAGCCTCCCGTCCCCTTTTCCATCTGGTTAAGTTGGCTTTTTCTTGGTCTGGTAAGCCCTGAGGATGCTTGCAGCAGCTTCCTCAATAGCCCTGTTTGAGATATCCAAGACCCGCCAATGTAGATTCTGTTTGAAAAACGCCTTACACCACTCGATCTCGTCAGCTATCATGACAGGATCGGCATACTTCGCATAGGGTGCAAGACCCAATTGCTTCAATCTCGCCTCTCTGAACTTCACGAGGGTCTCTACATTAATTATAAGACCAAAAACCTTACGCTGATTTACCTGAAATAGCTCTTCTGGAGGGTCTATATCTGGATGAAGGGGGATATTGGCGACCTTCCATCCCTGGTTGGCAAGATAGGTCGAGAGGGGTGTCTTGCCTGTTCGAGATAGACCCACAAGAATCAGGTCAGCCAGTTTTATATCTTGGGGCATCTTTCCATCGTCATGCTTGACTGCAAAGTTGACCGCCTCAATTCTTCGGTAGTAGTCTTCGTCCAGAATGTACTGTCGTCCAG contains:
- a CDS encoding pyruvate, water dikinase regulatory protein, with amino-acid sequence MHLSKRKVIYLVGEGTGETISKIAKASLAQFSREKFEVKTFFLVKDKTHISRIAKQAAEDKALVAFTIVQPSLRDFLIQESGRLGIKAIDVIGDFIVQLSIFLREKPMAIPGRQYILDEDYYRRIEAVNFAVKHDDGKMPQDIKLADLILVGLSRTGKTPLSTYLANQGWKVANIPLHPDIDPPEELFQVNQRKVFGLIINVETLVKFREARLKQLGLAPYAKYADPVMIADEIEWCKAFFKQNLHWRVLDISNRAIEEAAASILRAYQTKKKPT